ACCGTTCTGGTCCGGGGCCCGCAGCACCTTGATCGCGGTGATCTTTCCCTGGGCGAGGGTGGCTGCCACCTGCACGGTTCCGTACTGGGTGTCGATGGGGTTCCCGGTGAAGGTGCCCGTTCGGGTGGCGTTGCCCGCCGAGGTGGACGGGGATGCCGCGTCCGAGGGTGCGTGCGCGGCGCCGCCGGCGACGGCGGGGAGCTGGTGGGGTTTGAGGGCGAGCAGCGTGACGATCAGGGTGCTGATCCCTGTGGTGGCGAGGACGGCACGGCGCATGTCTTCTCCTCAGAACTCGAACGACTCGTGGTGGATGCGGCGTGCGGGGACTCCGGCCTGGCGCAGGGCCGGGATGGCGGCGCGGGTCATGCCGGGCGGCCCGCACAGGTACACGTCGTGCGCGGCCAGATCGGGCAGCAGCGCGCACAGGCCGCGGGCCGTGAGGGGGGAAGAGAATCCAGCGGGTTCGTCGACGACGTAGCGCACGGTGGCCCGGCGGTGGGCGGCTATCGCGTCGAGTTCCGCACGCAGGGCGAGGTCGTCGGAGCGGCGGGCCCGGTAGACGAGGGTCACCTCGCCCGGGAGCGTCTCGAAGAGAGCGCGCAGGGGTGTGATGCCGACGCCGCCCGCCAGGAGTAGGACCTTCGGAGCAGTGCGGCGCCGCGCCGTGAATGCGCCGTACGGACCCTCGGCCCAGACGCGGGTGCCGGGTGCCAGGCGGGCCAGTGAGGCGCTGTGGCCGCCGGCGTTCTTCACCGTGATGCGCAGATGTCGCGGGTGCGGCGGGGCGGAGAGGGAGTAGGGGTTGGCGGTCCACCACAGGCCGCGGGCCAGGAAACGCCAGCGCAGGAACTGTCCCGGTTCGGCTCCCAGTTCGTCGAGGTGTTCTCCGGTGAGGTGGACGGAGACCACGCCCGGCGCCTCCTGGTGGACCGCGGCGACCCGCAGGCGGTGGCGCAGCCCGCGCCGGACGGGGACGGCGAACCGGTACCAGCCGACGAGCGCGGCCACGCTGAGGAAGAGCGTGTACCAGGCGGTCTGGGCGGTGCGGTTCCCGACGAAGTCCGCGCCGTTGGAGAGCTGGTGGCCGAACGTGAGGAAGACCGCCAGGTACGTGGCGAAGTGCAGGTAGTGCCAAGTCTCGTAGCTCATCCTGCGGCGGGCCGCCCGGGCCGAGAGGATCCCGGTGGCCACGAACAGCAGGAAGCCGACTGTGCCCTTGAGGAGGTCGGGGTAGTTGAGGACGAACGTGGAGGTCTGGCTGACCACGTTCGTGTGGGAGGTCAGGGAGTAGCCCCAGATGATCAGCAGGGTGTGGGCGAGCGCCAGGGAGATCGTGCAGCGGCCGCCCAGTGCGTGCCAGCGCGCGAGGCGGTCCGTGCCGATCGTGTGGTCCAGGAGCGGGACGCGGGCCATCAGTGCCAGCAGCACCGCACAGGCGTATCCGGCCAGTAGTCCGGCGATGCGTCCCGCGCCCGTCAGCCAGCCGGCCGGGCCCACCACCGACGTCGTGTCGCTCCACCACAGGGCGAGCACCCCGGCGGCACCGGCCCAGATCGCCAGCGGCGCCAGGGTGGGCACGACGCTGCGACGCGGGCGCCGGTGGCGCATCCCGCCGCTCGTATGCGTCGTCGTGGCGAATGTGGTGGTCATGGCACTCCTCCGGAGGGGACCCGTTCCGGCGATGGGCGGCCCAGCCTCACAGCCCAAGTTCTGTGAACCCTCTGAAACGGCGCGGGCAGCCGACCTCGGAGCCGATTCAGAGGAAACTCACAGACCCCGGTCGCCCGACCGGGGTATTCGTCGGGGGATGCTGAAGGGACCATGAACGAGCTGCCCACGACATCCCTGCACCGCGCCGACGGAGGACCCGTGCGGGTCCTGGTCGTCGACGACGAACCCGACGTCACCGATGTGCTGTCCGGGGTCATGACCGCGGAGGGCTGGCAGGTGCGCACCGCGGCCGACGGGGCGAGTGCGCTCGAGGCCGCCCGCGACTTCAGGCCTGATGCGGTGGTCCTGGACTGGATGCTGCCCGACCTCGACGGTCTGCAGGTGCTGCGGGGGCTCAGACGCGACGAGCCCAGGGTGTGTGTGCTCTTCCTGACGGCCCGGGACGCGGTCGAGGACCGTATCGCGGGCATCACCGCGGGCGGCGACGACTACGTCACCAAGCCCTACAGCCTGGAGGAGGTCCTGGCCCGGCTGCGGGGGCTCCTGCGGCGGGCCGGGATGACCGCTGAGCCGGGCGCGAGCCAGCTCATCGTCGGCGACCTCACCATGGACGAGGAAGCCAGAGAAGTACGCCGGGCGGGATCAGTGGTGGAGCTGTCGCGCACCGAGTTCGAACTCCTGCGGTTCTTGATGCGCAACCCGCGCCGGGTGCTGTCCAAGGACCAGATCCTCGACCGGGTCTGGGCCTACGACTTCGGCGGCCGCTCCCACGTCGTCGAGCTGTACATCAGCTACCTGCGGAAGAAGATCGACGCCGGGCGCGCCCCGATGATCCACACGGTGCGCGGCGTCGGCTACGTACTCAAGGCGGACTCCCCGTGAGACGTCCGCCGCCACGCACCCTGCGCGGTCAGCTCACCGCCGGACTCGTCGCCCTGCTCGCCCTCGCCTGCCTCGCCGTCGGGATCACCACCGCCCTCGCCCTGCGGGGGTTCCTGAT
The DNA window shown above is from Streptomyces sp. NBC_01445 and carries:
- a CDS encoding FMN-binding protein, with product MRRAVLATTGISTLIVTLLALKPHQLPAVAGGAAHAPSDAASPSTSAGNATRTGTFTGNPIDTQYGTVQVAATLAQGKITAIKVLRAPDQNGRDQQIASYALPRLTQEALGAQSAHIDAVSGASYTSQGYIQSLQSALDQAHA
- a CDS encoding ferredoxin reductase family protein, producing the protein MTTTFATTTHTSGGMRHRRPRRSVVPTLAPLAIWAGAAGVLALWWSDTTSVVGPAGWLTGAGRIAGLLAGYACAVLLALMARVPLLDHTIGTDRLARWHALGGRCTISLALAHTLLIIWGYSLTSHTNVVSQTSTFVLNYPDLLKGTVGFLLFVATGILSARAARRRMSYETWHYLHFATYLAVFLTFGHQLSNGADFVGNRTAQTAWYTLFLSVAALVGWYRFAVPVRRGLRHRLRVAAVHQEAPGVVSVHLTGEHLDELGAEPGQFLRWRFLARGLWWTANPYSLSAPPHPRHLRITVKNAGGHSASLARLAPGTRVWAEGPYGAFTARRRTAPKVLLLAGGVGITPLRALFETLPGEVTLVYRARRSDDLALRAELDAIAAHRRATVRYVVDEPAGFSSPLTARGLCALLPDLAAHDVYLCGPPGMTRAAIPALRQAGVPARRIHHESFEF
- a CDS encoding response regulator transcription factor, producing the protein MNELPTTSLHRADGGPVRVLVVDDEPDVTDVLSGVMTAEGWQVRTAADGASALEAARDFRPDAVVLDWMLPDLDGLQVLRGLRRDEPRVCVLFLTARDAVEDRIAGITAGGDDYVTKPYSLEEVLARLRGLLRRAGMTAEPGASQLIVGDLTMDEEAREVRRAGSVVELSRTEFELLRFLMRNPRRVLSKDQILDRVWAYDFGGRSHVVELYISYLRKKIDAGRAPMIHTVRGVGYVLKADSP